The Oncorhynchus clarkii lewisi isolate Uvic-CL-2024 chromosome 12, UVic_Ocla_1.0, whole genome shotgun sequence genome segment ACGGTTCACATCAGCTAAGTTCAGTCACTTTCCCAGGCGCAGTGAGCAACATACAGCATACCAAAGTGTTAGAAGAAATGGCATTACtattttatgtagtgttgtgcctgtctgtctggactgggTTCTGTCAAAGTAAGTGGATTTTTTTCAGTTGTAATATTCACAATATGTCGAGTGTCTGAATATGTTTTTTTGTGGATTGTTAAAGTTATTAATATCCAGGATTATCTTTCACATATGATCTTAAAGGTAACTGAGGTAACCTCAGTTTCAGTGATGCAAGTTAgtatttatttaaccattattttgactgggagtcatgctgagactaaggtctcttttacagatgagccctgtatcaaaCATATACATTAATATAcaccataaacatcaatacaAGAAAAGCAAATCATTATtaaacaaacaaatcaaatcaataaaaaggtcctcaatcagcccTAGAGGAACCAACCCTTCCAATTGTAGAGAGCTTTGGAGATAATCCAGAAGTAAGGTGCAAAAAACCCAAACAAATCCGATTTAGCTAACTCAGTTGAGATCAAAGGGATCTCCAGAATTAGCCATTCCTGAGACCTGGTATGGTAGCTCATATGTTTTTTAAATGGGTGATAATCGAAAACAAATCACAGCAATTAAAGAAAGTGGGgatttgaaatgtgtttttttctggCATTGAATGTAGGCTGCATGTAACTGCTTTGCAAAGTTTTATGTCATTTGGAGTTCCTGTTGTGTATTCTGTTGGCTACAGGGAAAGCATACGTGTCAGAGTTTTTACTGAAAAACAGGTGGGTTCCATAAAACAAAATGTGCAACCTTTCTTCAGATTTAATGTGTGAAACTATCAAGCTGGCTCCACCAGTATTAGTCAGATGTGCTGAGTTTCTGCTGAACAACATTGCAGAAATTAGTCACTTAAATACGTGTGGAAAACACACTCACAAGGTATGCTGAATGGAACACCTACAATATTGGGAGGAGACGTAATTACTAGGTATAGTTTTCAGATCCAATTGGCATGACTGAACATGAGTAGTGTGACGTCTCATATGTTGCACAATAACCTGACCTCCCTCACTGGTTTGGCCAGTATTGAGAAATTGGGCCAAGATGACAGATGTGTCATTTCAATTAAATATATTGATGCAAAGTTGGATAGAAAGTCCATAACAGTTTTTTTTACAGGGTTTTTATACAACCGTCTAGCAGTTTCACTCGACACACCCAAAATGTGTGTTGAAACATTTCAGGTAGAAGAAGAATCTGTAAAAACAAAGAGAGGAAACAGTTTAGACTAGAAAACGTTCTCTTTCATTGTAATGATCAGATTATCAATAGTTTTTGGGAATAGtctaaatgtttttttctttgtcctTTCACAGTATCAGTCAACAACACTCCTGCAATAAACCCTTCCAGCCTGGCTGCGAAACTGACCATTAATTCAGTGATACTGACGTCCCCAAGTTGTTACTTCAACAGTCTGGCCAATTTGCCCTGCAATTCTACTACTACCTGTGAATTATGGCTTGTATCGGCCATAGATACAGGTACTGGAATCCTCTGCATTTGATAGGAAATATAAAACCAAATGGCATACAGGAAGAGCAATTGAACATTCTTCCGTCTTTGATTTATAAAGAAAAAGACATGCAATGTCAACATTTCAGAACGTTTTGGTGCACCaaagtagatacagtatgttgtacttcacatacagaacaaagacaaaGAAAGCACAGTATTGCATTTTTGTTCCTTCTTATTCTACAACCTTGTTACATTTCAACAGGAGTCAGCAATTATGATGCCGACAAGAACAGGTCCTTCATTGACACCCTCTCTCCTTATCCAACCGCCTTCTCTTCCAACACCTCAAAGAAATACTTCCTGACCAAGTTGGGGTTTCAGAAAGACTACCCCTGCCCCATCGTCGCTGGAACAGACTACTTCAGGGTTGGCTCTGACGGTAGCTGTTCCACTCCGAACTGTAATGGAATATTGCCTGTTGGCTCCACTGCCAGGTCAGAACCCCTCCTTCACCACAATGCATTGACTTTGGATCTAAGTTGAAGTACCATTGTGTGAATTCAATGCAACCAACCTAAATTATGTTCTTCCACTATTTCAGATTTAGGTATGTTCTTATCAACCCAGAGAACAAAACAGTTGTTGCGGAGAGTTTGTGGTCCAACAACATCACTCTTTACCCTTGTAAGGACTTCTCATATATTTTCTGAATCTACAGTATTCAGTAAATCAGAAATCTCCATGTACCTCTGCTAAACGTTAAAACAACACTGTTGTCTATTCCTCCAGTGAAAGACCTTGAAAGCATTGATAATGGCTTTGCTGGAAGGTCTGCGTCCATGATTGTCATTACAGCTATCCTGTGTTCCTtcctggccttgctgctgctgctattgcTCATCATGCTGATCTATGTCCTGTGAGTCATATTACCTACTGCCTTTCCCAGTTAAACTTCATAGACATAGGGTTCATAGACACAATGTTCATTTCCATTTCCATAGTTGGCTACTTAGCATGTATCTAATAGGCTACCTGACATTCGTTGATTTCTCCAACCCTCTATGTCCTCTGCAGTTGCTGTCGGAAGGAGAAACAGGAAATCCAAGTTCCAGGATCAGTGCGCATGTATGACACTCACAACTTGAAGGAGCCTTCCCCCTATGTAAACCGTGCTTATGAGGATGAGCCACAGAGACCCACAGCCACTAGCCCCATTAGGCTCAAGAGCTACactgactatgatttgaaaaaaccAGCCACAGAATTGTAGTAAGTGTTTATGAGAGGAAAATGTTGCACTTAGTGGTTCATTGACACAACATCAATTTCTTACTGTCATTCATGATCAATATGTTTATGATATTAAGGCTGGGGGTTTGATAGCTATTTAGAGGTCTAATTTTGTTGCTTCGTTTAAAATAGCCGGAGTCGAGTCCTATGTTTAAAATACAATGTTAAATTCACATTATAGGCTACATTTATTTGGAGGCAATGACGTGTCATAAATATAATCTATTTAGACAACAAAAATATGCAATTGAGTGCACCAAGCTAATCAAAACTCAATTTTTTAACCATATATTTATaggttttttttctccctttttaCAATAATCAAAATAGAAAGAGAAGTTCATAATACTCCATTTCTCTCATATCTCCTATATGCTGTTATCATTGCTGTGTAGTGTGTAAATGGGTCATTCTATGAAAATGAACATTAAAAAGAATTGTTTACCAAACTTTGTCAGATAATAGCTAACCCCTTAACATTTTAAATCAACATAAATGACAGCTGGGGGTGATGCCTGTGCTGAAAGGACTAGTAATAAAggactgctaacctacaaagcattacatgggcgtgcttctacctatctctccgatctggtcctgccgtacatacctacacgtacgctaaggTCACAAGACGGAGGCCTACCCTGCTGGTAATctttgaacgtttgaacatcatggccatgtactgttataatctccatccggcacagccagaagaggactgtccacccctcagagcctggttcctctctaggtttcttcccaggTTCCTGCCCTTCTaggcagtttttcctagccaccatgcttctacatctgcattgcttgctgtttggggtttttggcttggtttctgtatagcactttgtgacatctgctgatgtaagaagggctttgtaaatacatgtgattgattgactagtaaaggcctagtgcactacttttgatttaaaaaaaactacatGTATTCAAGCGTTTACCAGCATTGCCATTAATGCATCATTTCCAATATTTTTTTTccttattattttcccctaaccctagcatcCCTCCCCTATttagagtaaactaatggacaacaacacttaggcttctacttccagcttatacatactataaacattttacggacacagtatattttacaatagttatcttttgtttgtttttattcccATCCAACATCTCCACTCAACTCCTCCCATCTacctctgaacaccatccagtttttaTTTCtatgtgccatatattttttaactgtgctgtgatgttccACAAAAGTTCTgtacctttctattctcatagatcCTACattattgtaaattaaaaatacactttttttgccaaaggtattattatattattgatagTCAGTCTATGATTTCTTTTAGggctcccgggtggtgcagcagtctaaggtactgcatctcagtgcaaggggtgtcactacagtccctggtccTCCCATTTTTGGGGGCATCTAAAGCACATTTCTACACAATTCTTTATGACACATGGCCCTTCTAGCCATCTCTATTTAGAAATACAAAAGTAAGCAAAAATGCCCACAGACATCAAGCTAGGTAAGCgattattaaatatatttaagtgattgataagactgaactagatccatgataattcaataatcaatattgtgttgcaataattgaaatgaccagttattcccagatcccagacgGTAGCTTTAAGCTATATGTAGCTACTATAGGTTTAAGCATCAATTCAAGATGGAACTTTGAAT includes the following:
- the LOC139423170 gene encoding uroplakin-3b; translation: MALLFYVVLCLSVWTGFCQISVNNTPAINPSSLAAKLTINSVILTSPSCYFNSLANLPCNSTTTCELWLVSAIDTGVSNYDADKNRSFIDTLSPYPTAFSSNTSKKYFLTKLGFQKDYPCPIVAGTDYFRVGSDGSCSTPNCNGILPVGSTARFRYVLINPENKTVVAESLWSNNITLYPLKDLESIDNGFAGRSASMIVITAILCSFLALLLLLLLIMLIYVLCCRKEKQEIQVPGSVRMYDTHNLKEPSPYVNRAYEDEPQRPTATSPIRLKSYTDYDLKKPATEL